A stretch of the Bacillus sp. FJAT-18017 genome encodes the following:
- the addA gene encoding helicase-exonuclease AddAB subunit AddA, which yields MSKVVIPPMPQGLKWTNDQWKAIMAGDTDILVAAAAGSGKTAVLVERIISKIISPDDPIDVDQLLVVTFTNASAAEMRHRIGDALEKAINENPESRHLRKQFSLLNKASISTLHSFCLDVVRKYYYLIDVDPGFRIADDTEAQLLRDEVMDAMLEEEYGTKGNEPFFRLVDTFTSDRTDEALLEIVSDMFDFARSNPNPARYLEAIVSMYDTSNTSKVEELPFIDSLLFDIKLQLRSARHFAEKALAVSKLPDGPAPHAEAFLQDINLIDTMLAVSDSWDALYAAMQSYTFAKASSIRKGTVDDELKKKAGKFRDKAKKIVNDLRDELFSRRPESFLRDMADMKPVIETLVSLVAKFAVRFEAAKRERGLVDFSDLEHYCLDILGQGETEEGVRIPSAAALAYKERFREVLVDEYQDTNMVQETILQLVSGGHGQSGNLFMVGDVKQSIYRFRLAEPNLFLGKYNRFSKEGTLSEGLRIDLARNFRSRREVLDATNYLFRQIMGEKVGEIVYDESAELKEGAKYPAEPFPVELLVIDQGAKSDKEDTVEEFDGELLDAEDLEQSQLEARVMAAKIKEMISSGRPVYDAKTDTSRPIRYRDIVILLRSMTWAPQIMEEFKQQGLPIYANLSTGYFQATEVAIMMSLLRVIDNPYQDVPLAAVLRSPIIGLNEEELAFIKIQDKKGSYWDSVVSFCKQASPPGREELHEKICRFSQRLEDWRSLARQGSLSELIWQLYRDTGFYDFAGGLPGGKQRQANLRALYDRARQYEETSFRGLFRFLRFIERMMDRGDDLGAARALGEQEDVIRIMTIHSSKGLEFPAVFIAGLGRNFNMMDIRSSYMLDKEFGFATKHINPDKRIAYPSLPQLAFKRKKRMEMLAEEMRVLYVAMTRAKEKLYMVATIKDVNKKLEQWEDIAVHRDWLLSDSERAAANGYFDWIGPALVRHADCLQLRRKEIGPEVDESICRDSSKWAVAIIEADDIQLETEQNSLENDGMLEAVKEMRPVPITSEKETEVVGRLTWEYAFKDASSHRAKQTVSEMKRNREIADEQSGTEILRKTRKTILDRPRFMQEKSLSPAERGTALHSVMQHVNLAEPITDESVRELVKRMVSQEFLTEEQAEVIDPQLVVRFFETEIGKRMISADKLYREVPFTASLQAHEVYPGWKDENEQIFIQGIIDCVFEDSQGLVMLDFKSDRITGRFHSGWAGAAPILEERYRLQIELYTKALEKIWRRQVDERYLFFFDGAHILKLEREGL from the coding sequence ATGAGTAAGGTTGTCATACCGCCGATGCCACAAGGGCTAAAATGGACGAATGACCAGTGGAAGGCCATTATGGCTGGTGATACCGATATCCTGGTTGCGGCAGCAGCAGGTTCTGGAAAAACTGCTGTCCTCGTCGAAAGGATTATCAGTAAAATCATTTCACCAGACGATCCGATTGATGTTGATCAGCTTCTTGTCGTAACGTTCACCAATGCGTCTGCTGCTGAAATGCGCCACCGAATTGGTGATGCGCTTGAAAAGGCGATAAATGAAAATCCGGAATCCCGCCATCTTCGCAAGCAGTTCAGCCTGCTGAACAAAGCGTCTATATCAACACTTCACTCCTTCTGCCTCGATGTTGTCAGGAAATATTATTACCTGATAGATGTTGACCCCGGTTTCCGGATTGCCGATGACACAGAAGCCCAGCTTTTAAGGGATGAAGTGATGGACGCAATGCTTGAAGAGGAATATGGCACAAAGGGCAATGAACCATTTTTCCGTCTTGTTGACACGTTTACATCGGACAGGACTGACGAAGCACTTCTGGAAATCGTTTCGGACATGTTTGATTTTGCACGATCAAATCCAAATCCTGCACGCTATCTTGAGGCAATCGTATCAATGTACGATACTTCAAATACATCAAAGGTAGAGGAACTGCCCTTCATTGACTCACTTTTGTTCGACATTAAGCTTCAACTGAGGAGCGCGAGGCATTTTGCGGAAAAGGCTTTGGCGGTTTCAAAGCTTCCTGACGGGCCGGCGCCCCATGCCGAGGCCTTTCTCCAGGATATAAACCTGATTGACACAATGCTTGCAGTGAGCGATTCATGGGATGCCCTCTACGCGGCCATGCAATCCTATACCTTTGCTAAGGCAAGTTCGATCAGGAAGGGAACAGTTGATGATGAATTAAAGAAAAAAGCCGGTAAGTTCAGAGATAAGGCTAAAAAAATTGTCAACGACCTTCGAGATGAACTTTTTTCAAGAAGGCCTGAAAGCTTCCTGCGGGACATGGCTGATATGAAGCCGGTCATTGAAACACTGGTTTCGCTCGTGGCGAAATTTGCCGTCCGGTTTGAAGCAGCCAAGAGGGAAAGAGGTTTGGTCGATTTCTCTGACCTTGAGCATTATTGCCTTGATATCCTTGGGCAAGGGGAAACCGAAGAAGGGGTCAGGATTCCATCAGCAGCGGCACTTGCCTACAAGGAGCGGTTCCGTGAAGTTCTGGTTGATGAATACCAGGATACAAATATGGTCCAGGAAACGATCCTGCAGCTCGTTTCCGGAGGCCATGGACAATCAGGCAACCTGTTTATGGTCGGCGATGTCAAGCAATCCATCTATCGGTTCCGGCTTGCTGAGCCCAATTTGTTCCTTGGAAAGTATAACCGTTTTTCAAAGGAAGGTACCTTATCCGAAGGCTTGCGGATTGATCTTGCCCGAAACTTCCGGAGCCGCCGGGAAGTCCTGGATGCGACCAATTATCTGTTCAGGCAAATCATGGGTGAAAAAGTTGGCGAGATTGTCTATGATGAGTCAGCTGAACTCAAGGAGGGCGCGAAGTATCCTGCGGAGCCATTCCCGGTTGAGTTACTCGTCATAGATCAAGGCGCAAAAAGCGATAAAGAAGACACAGTGGAAGAGTTTGATGGTGAGTTGCTTGATGCTGAAGATCTTGAGCAATCGCAGCTTGAGGCCAGGGTGATGGCTGCGAAAATTAAGGAAATGATTTCATCAGGCCGGCCTGTCTACGATGCAAAAACAGACACATCAAGGCCCATCCGTTATCGTGACATCGTTATCCTGCTCCGCTCAATGACATGGGCGCCGCAAATCATGGAGGAGTTCAAACAGCAAGGTCTGCCAATCTACGCGAATTTGTCGACAGGCTACTTTCAGGCAACTGAAGTCGCAATCATGATGTCTTTGTTAAGGGTCATTGATAACCCGTATCAAGATGTTCCGCTTGCTGCGGTACTGCGCTCTCCAATTATTGGATTAAATGAAGAAGAGCTCGCCTTTATAAAAATCCAGGATAAAAAAGGCTCCTACTGGGACAGTGTGGTGTCTTTCTGCAAACAAGCCTCTCCACCAGGGCGTGAGGAGCTGCATGAGAAAATCTGCCGCTTCAGTCAACGTCTTGAAGACTGGCGGTCACTGGCAAGACAAGGCTCGCTTTCGGAACTGATTTGGCAGCTCTACCGCGATACAGGCTTTTATGACTTTGCTGGAGGATTGCCGGGTGGAAAACAGCGCCAGGCAAACCTGCGCGCCCTTTATGACAGGGCAAGACAATATGAAGAGACTTCCTTCCGGGGATTGTTCAGGTTCCTGAGATTCATTGAACGGATGATGGACCGGGGAGATGACCTAGGTGCGGCGAGGGCGCTGGGTGAACAGGAAGATGTTATCCGGATTATGACAATCCACTCAAGCAAGGGGCTCGAATTCCCCGCTGTATTCATTGCGGGACTAGGCAGGAATTTCAACATGATGGATATCCGCAGTTCCTATATGCTTGACAAGGAATTCGGGTTTGCCACAAAACACATCAATCCTGATAAGCGGATTGCCTACCCATCACTCCCGCAGCTTGCTTTTAAGCGGAAAAAGAGAATGGAAATGCTTGCTGAGGAAATGCGCGTCCTATATGTAGCGATGACACGTGCAAAAGAAAAGCTCTATATGGTTGCGACCATCAAGGATGTAAACAAAAAGCTTGAACAATGGGAAGATATTGCCGTCCATCGCGACTGGCTGCTCAGTGACTCCGAAAGGGCCGCTGCCAATGGCTATTTTGACTGGATAGGTCCAGCGCTTGTCCGCCATGCCGATTGCCTTCAGCTGCGCAGAAAGGAGATTGGCCCTGAGGTGGATGAAAGCATATGCAGGGATTCTTCCAAATGGGCAGTGGCCATAATTGAAGCTGACGACATCCAGCTGGAGACGGAACAAAACAGCCTGGAAAATGACGGTATGCTTGAAGCAGTCAAGGAGATGCGCCCTGTCCCGATTACGTCAGAAAAGGAAACAGAAGTCGTCGGCAGGCTAACCTGGGAGTATGCCTTTAAAGATGCCTCCAGCCACAGGGCGAAACAGACCGTATCGGAAATGAAGCGCAACCGGGAAATTGCTGATGAGCAAAGTGGTACTGAAATCCTTAGGAAAACGAGAAAGACGATCCTTGACAGACCGAGGTTCATGCAGGAAAAGTCCCTTAGCCCTGCTGAACGAGGCACAGCTCTTCACAGTGTTATGCAGCACGTTAATCTTGCAGAACCAATTACGGATGAATCCGTGAGAGAGCTCGTTAAGCGTATGGTTTCACAAGAATTTCTTACCGAGGAACAGGCCGAAGTCATCGACCCGCAGCTTGTTGTCCGCTTTTTTGAAACCGAAATTGGAAAACGGATGATTTCAGCCGACAAACTTTATCGGGAGGTTCCGTTCACCGCTTCACTTCAGGCGCATGAGGTTTATCCCGGCTGGAAAGATGAAAATGAGCAAATTTTCATCCAGGGTATTATTGACTGCGTATTTGAAGATAGCCAGGGGCTTGTTATGCTTGATTTCAAATCCGATCGGATTACTGGCCGCTTCCATAGCGGCTGGGCAGGTGCGGCTCCAATCCTTGAAGAGCGTTACAGGCTGCAGATTGAGCTTTACACCAAAGCGCTTGAAAAAATCTGGCGCCGCCAAGTTGATGAACGGTATCTGTTTTTCTTTGATGGAGCCCATATATTAAAGCTTGAAAGGGAAGGCTTGTAG
- the addB gene encoding helicase-exonuclease AddAB subunit AddB: MSLRMLIGRAGSGKTLTCLDEIKSKLIESPEGPAIIYLVPEQMTFLSEYRLATDEAIGGMIRAQVYSFSRLAWRVLGETGGSSRYHLSSVGLNMLIRKIIEEQKDQLILFRRAADKNGFISQVEDMLIEFKRYLIDPETLAEGRSQMNANRTDAKSLADKMHDLEIIYKHFEEAASGKYIDSEDYFHLLAEKTAQSAYLKDAEIYIDGFYSFTPQEYRVIGELLKVCKRVTVTLTLDKPCPDRAPDELNLFRMSGNACKTFFDLARSENIEMEEPVILGGQKRFNNPSLRHLEAQFDSRPASTFDGVPDVTIIQAVNRRAEIEGIAREIRTLTREKGYRYKDIAVLVRNGREYHETIDPVFFDYEIPYFIDQKRTMLNHPLVEFIRSALETVNGNWRYEPVFRAVKTELLFPLEINADFTRRQMDRLENYVLSHGIQGSKWTKKDRWKYRRVRGLEFISQTQTDEEIRIERELNELRLIISAPLMRLSRRLKRADSGRKMCEAVYLLLEELDIPAKLERWKAEAEREGNLIKGREHDQVWNAVIDLLDQYVEMLGNEKVTSQQFATILDAGIEALEFSLIPPAIDQVMVANLDKSRLAEIKVAFVIGLNEGVLPAKISDDGIIGDTERQLLLGAGLKLGPSSTERLLDENFLAYKAFVTPADALYVSYPLANAEGKSLIPSSYISRIKDLFPDARECMYAADPADQLEDEQLAFVSNKGTALSYLTSQLQQKQRNYPVYTFWWDVYNYFAENPVWRDRARSVLSSLFYTNRTVSLPPDLAEELYGEDIQGSVSRMELFNSCPFSHYIQHGLKLRDRQIYRLEAPDIGELFHAALKYIAETVKEQNIAWAQLSRGQCERLAKQAVEAIAPRLQNEILLSSERHHYIKRKLEQIITRASLVLSEHSKLSEFEPIGLEVGFGRGGQLPPLTFGLKNGRRMELAGRIDRIDSGEGKNGELFLRVIDYKSSSRGLNLSEVYYGIALQMLTYLDIAISNSAELTRRDAEPAGVFYFHVHNPMISAKKNMDEDELEQEILKQFKMSGLVLEDAEVIRLMDKSLETGTSHIISAGIKADGSIRSGSKTATADEIQDLRKFVRKVYEDTGNAIISGEVGIDPYRMKDKNPCQFCSYKPVCQFDESIEGSKFRRLVPKNDKDAIELIRKEVNENE; the protein is encoded by the coding sequence ATGTCGCTACGAATGCTGATTGGAAGAGCCGGGAGCGGGAAGACACTGACCTGCCTGGATGAAATTAAATCTAAGCTGATCGAGAGTCCGGAGGGGCCCGCAATCATATATCTTGTTCCAGAGCAAATGACGTTCTTGTCGGAGTACAGGCTGGCAACAGACGAGGCAATTGGAGGTATGATCCGTGCCCAGGTTTATAGTTTTTCAAGGCTCGCCTGGAGAGTACTTGGAGAAACCGGGGGCTCAAGCCGATACCATTTAAGCAGTGTCGGATTGAACATGCTGATCCGGAAAATTATCGAAGAGCAAAAAGACCAATTAATCCTGTTTCGCCGCGCAGCGGATAAAAATGGCTTCATCTCTCAGGTTGAAGACATGCTCATTGAGTTTAAACGATATTTAATAGATCCTGAAACGCTTGCTGAAGGGCGTTCCCAGATGAATGCCAACCGCACTGATGCTAAATCACTGGCGGATAAAATGCACGATTTGGAAATCATTTATAAACATTTTGAAGAGGCAGCATCCGGAAAGTACATAGATTCGGAGGATTATTTCCACCTTCTGGCCGAGAAGACTGCCCAGTCCGCTTACTTGAAGGATGCCGAAATTTATATTGACGGCTTTTACAGCTTTACGCCGCAGGAGTACAGGGTTATCGGTGAGCTCCTGAAGGTGTGTAAAAGGGTGACGGTCACATTGACCCTTGATAAGCCGTGTCCGGATAGGGCCCCGGATGAGCTGAATTTATTCAGGATGTCGGGGAATGCTTGCAAGACCTTCTTTGATCTGGCAAGAAGCGAAAATATTGAAATGGAAGAGCCGGTTATCCTCGGAGGCCAAAAGCGCTTTAATAATCCGTCGCTTCGGCACCTTGAAGCTCAGTTTGATTCCCGGCCAGCATCTACTTTTGATGGAGTACCCGATGTAACCATCATCCAGGCAGTAAACCGCAGGGCGGAAATTGAAGGAATTGCGAGGGAAATCAGGACTCTTACAAGGGAAAAGGGATACCGGTACAAAGATATCGCTGTGCTTGTCCGGAACGGCCGTGAATATCATGAAACAATTGATCCGGTATTCTTTGATTACGAGATTCCTTATTTCATAGACCAGAAGCGGACGATGCTTAACCATCCGCTTGTCGAGTTTATCCGCTCCGCGCTTGAAACTGTAAATGGCAATTGGCGTTATGAGCCTGTTTTTCGCGCAGTCAAAACCGAACTGCTTTTCCCGTTGGAAATCAATGCGGATTTCACGCGCAGGCAGATGGACAGGCTTGAGAATTATGTCCTGTCACATGGTATCCAGGGAAGCAAATGGACAAAGAAGGACCGCTGGAAATACAGAAGAGTGCGCGGACTCGAGTTTATTTCACAAACACAGACTGATGAGGAAATCAGGATTGAACGGGAGTTGAATGAGCTTCGGCTGATTATTTCGGCTCCACTGATGAGGCTGTCAAGGCGCCTGAAAAGAGCCGACTCGGGACGGAAAATGTGCGAAGCGGTTTATTTGCTGTTAGAAGAACTCGACATTCCTGCAAAGCTTGAAAGATGGAAGGCTGAAGCTGAGAGGGAAGGGAACTTGATTAAGGGACGAGAGCATGACCAGGTATGGAACGCGGTCATCGACCTCCTGGACCAGTATGTCGAAATGCTGGGGAATGAAAAAGTCACTTCCCAGCAGTTTGCAACGATTCTGGATGCGGGGATAGAAGCACTTGAATTCTCTTTGATTCCCCCGGCTATTGATCAGGTCATGGTGGCCAATCTTGATAAATCAAGATTGGCAGAAATCAAGGTTGCCTTTGTCATAGGTTTGAATGAAGGTGTTCTTCCTGCAAAAATCAGTGACGACGGCATAATCGGCGACACCGAAAGGCAGCTGCTTCTTGGTGCAGGGCTGAAACTCGGGCCTAGCAGCACCGAGCGCCTTCTTGATGAAAACTTCCTGGCATACAAGGCATTTGTAACACCGGCTGATGCGCTTTATGTGAGCTATCCGCTAGCGAACGCGGAAGGTAAATCGCTTATCCCATCTTCCTATATTTCGAGGATAAAAGATTTGTTTCCGGATGCGAGGGAATGCATGTATGCTGCAGACCCTGCTGACCAGCTTGAAGACGAACAGCTTGCCTTCGTCTCAAACAAGGGCACAGCATTGTCATACCTCACTTCACAGCTTCAGCAGAAGCAAAGAAATTACCCGGTATATACATTCTGGTGGGATGTTTATAATTATTTTGCTGAAAATCCGGTCTGGAGAGACCGGGCACGCTCAGTTCTATCAAGCCTTTTTTACACAAACAGGACAGTCAGCCTGCCGCCGGACCTTGCCGAAGAGCTGTACGGAGAAGATATCCAGGGAAGTGTTTCAAGAATGGAGCTATTCAACAGCTGCCCGTTCTCTCATTACATCCAGCATGGCCTGAAGCTTCGCGACAGACAGATTTACCGGCTGGAGGCACCGGACATTGGCGAGCTGTTTCATGCGGCATTAAAGTATATAGCAGAAACAGTCAAAGAACAGAACATTGCCTGGGCCCAGCTTTCCAGGGGACAATGCGAAAGGCTGGCAAAACAGGCTGTTGAGGCAATTGCCCCAAGGCTTCAGAATGAGATATTGCTAAGTTCAGAGAGGCATCACTATATTAAAAGAAAACTTGAACAAATTATCACCAGGGCGTCGCTAGTCTTAAGCGAGCATTCAAAACTGAGTGAATTTGAACCAATCGGCCTTGAAGTGGGCTTTGGCCGCGGCGGGCAGCTGCCTCCGTTGACATTTGGTCTGAAAAATGGCCGCAGGATGGAGCTTGCAGGCCGGATTGACCGGATCGACAGCGGCGAAGGGAAAAACGGTGAGCTGTTCTTAAGGGTCATTGATTACAAGTCCAGCAGCAGGGGATTAAATCTCTCCGAAGTTTACTACGGTATAGCATTGCAGATGCTCACCTATCTCGATATTGCCATTTCGAATTCAGCCGAGCTTACGAGAAGGGATGCCGAGCCGGCAGGGGTGTTCTATTTCCACGTCCATAACCCGATGATTTCAGCCAAGAAAAATATGGACGAAGACGAGCTTGAGCAGGAGATACTTAAACAGTTCAAAATGAGCGGCCTTGTCCTTGAGGATGCGGAAGTTATCAGGCTTATGGATAAGAGCCTTGAGACCGGCACGTCCCATATCATTTCCGCGGGCATTAAAGCAGACGGCTCAATCAGGAGCGGTTCAAAAACGGCCACAGCTGATGAAATTCAGGATTTACGGAAATTTGTCCGTAAAGTATACGAAGATACAGGTAACGCGATTATTTCTGGAGAAGTTGGGATAGATCCGTACAGGATGAAGGATAAAAATCCATGCCAGTTCTGTTCCTATAAGCCTGTCTGCCAATTCGATGAATCGATTGAGGGTTCGAAATTCCGCAGGCTTGTTCCGAAGAACGACAAGGATGCAATTGAGTTGATCCGGAAGGAGGTAAACGAAAATGAGTAA
- the lepB gene encoding signal peptidase I codes for MTGWKKEAFEWLKAFAVGMVIFIFIRSFFFSNYVVEGESMMPTLKDGNKLVVNKIGYQIGDLGRFDVIVFHANEREDYVKRIIGLPGDQIEYKDDRLYINGKEYEEPFLDRFRQVHPGQPLTGDFTLTDLTGKQKVPKGKLFVMGDNRLESWDSRHFGFIPVEQVVGKVNLLYWPIQDVAISP; via the coding sequence TTGACAGGCTGGAAAAAGGAAGCATTTGAATGGCTAAAAGCCTTTGCTGTCGGTATGGTCATATTTATTTTCATTAGGTCCTTCTTCTTTTCTAATTATGTGGTTGAAGGAGAATCAATGATGCCGACGTTGAAGGATGGAAATAAGCTTGTGGTCAATAAGATCGGTTATCAAATAGGGGACCTGGGACGGTTTGACGTAATCGTTTTCCATGCTAATGAGCGTGAAGATTATGTCAAACGGATTATCGGATTGCCTGGTGATCAGATTGAATATAAGGATGACAGGCTTTATATTAACGGGAAGGAATACGAGGAGCCTTTTCTGGACAGGTTCAGGCAAGTGCATCCTGGACAGCCGCTGACAGGGGATTTCACCTTGACGGACTTGACTGGCAAACAGAAGGTACCTAAAGGGAAGCTATTTGTTATGGGCGATAATCGCCTCGAAAGTTGGGATAGCCGCCATTTTGGTTTTATTCCCGTTGAACAGGTGGTTGGAAAGGTAAATCTATTGTATTGGCCAATCCAGGATGTCGCAATTTCTCCCTAA
- a CDS encoding TVP38/TMEM64 family protein — protein MDAELLKSWFTLENIMELIREYKSFGPIPGIVLPMLEAFLPFLPLFLFVMANASAFGLWLGFLYSWVGACIGAFLVFFLFRKYGQRRFLSFLQKHSTVRKLMKWVERHGFGPLFLLLCFPFTPSAVVNIVAGLSNVSTKQYMLAVVAGKMAMIFMISFIGADIRSLFTQPLRTLIVLIVIFILWLAGKQIERRLTIASEKQD, from the coding sequence ATGGATGCTGAATTATTAAAATCATGGTTTACACTTGAGAATATCATGGAATTGATCCGTGAATACAAGTCTTTCGGGCCTATACCTGGGATTGTATTACCAATGCTTGAGGCGTTTCTGCCATTTCTGCCTTTGTTTCTATTTGTCATGGCCAATGCAAGTGCTTTTGGCTTATGGCTTGGCTTTTTATACTCTTGGGTAGGAGCGTGCATTGGGGCATTTCTTGTATTCTTCCTATTTCGGAAGTACGGACAAAGGCGGTTCCTGTCATTTCTGCAAAAGCATTCAACTGTCAGAAAGTTGATGAAGTGGGTGGAACGGCATGGATTTGGCCCATTGTTTTTGCTGCTTTGTTTTCCATTTACTCCTTCAGCGGTCGTTAATATTGTCGCCGGCCTTTCAAACGTCAGCACCAAGCAGTATATGCTCGCTGTTGTTGCCGGAAAAATGGCGATGATTTTTATGATTAGCTTTATCGGAGCTGATATTCGTTCCCTATTCACTCAGCCGCTCAGAACACTCATTGTGTTGATAGTCATTTTCATCCTGTGGCTGGCAGGGAAACAGATTGAACGAAGATTGACGATTGCCAGCGAAAAGCAGGATTGA
- a CDS encoding LCP family protein, with product MRYEQRHGQKKKRFWKPFLTVLLLLFVSIAAYSYIQYRQGVNQSLEKIGNKEKVEYKFSGKKDQYGGTNILLLGSDARGDENSRADMIMIAHYNEDKGTYKLTSIMRDSYVEIPGHGKHKINRAFLEGGPELMRQTIKENFDIDLQYYAIVDFEGFVQLIDEAFPEGVEIDVEKRMEKYIGVTLEPGVQRLDGKHLLGYVRFRQDAVGDFGRVERQQKVVSKVAGELSSIEMLPKLPKLIGVVQPFVNTNVNTGDMISMAMDFVKGGRGTIETLRIPVKNGYTDARVSGDGLVLQLDLEKNKQALHEFIQK from the coding sequence ATGAGGTATGAACAGAGGCACGGTCAAAAAAAGAAGCGTTTTTGGAAGCCGTTTTTAACCGTCCTGCTCCTTCTTTTTGTTAGTATTGCCGCATATTCGTATATTCAATATAGGCAGGGCGTCAATCAATCGTTAGAGAAAATCGGCAATAAAGAAAAAGTAGAATATAAATTTTCCGGTAAAAAAGACCAGTATGGGGGAACGAATATCCTTCTATTGGGCAGCGACGCACGCGGAGATGAAAACTCCAGGGCGGATATGATCATGATTGCCCATTACAATGAGGACAAAGGCACATATAAGCTAACATCGATAATGCGGGACAGTTATGTGGAAATACCAGGACACGGTAAGCATAAAATTAACAGGGCCTTTCTTGAGGGCGGCCCGGAGTTGATGCGGCAAACCATTAAGGAAAACTTTGATATTGATTTGCAATATTATGCGATTGTGGATTTTGAGGGGTTCGTCCAGCTTATTGATGAAGCATTCCCCGAAGGTGTAGAAATTGATGTGGAGAAAAGAATGGAAAAGTACATTGGGGTCACACTTGAGCCAGGCGTACAAAGACTCGATGGGAAACATTTACTTGGCTACGTCAGATTTAGGCAAGATGCAGTCGGCGATTTTGGCCGGGTCGAACGCCAGCAGAAAGTCGTGAGCAAGGTAGCTGGGGAATTGTCCAGCATTGAAATGCTTCCCAAGCTGCCAAAACTGATTGGGGTCGTCCAGCCCTTTGTCAACACAAATGTGAACACGGGCGATATGATTTCTATGGCAATGGATTTTGTGAAAGGCGGGAGAGGTACTATCGAAACTCTTCGAATTCCCGTCAAGAACGGTTACACCGATGCAAGAGTAAGCGGCGATGGGTTGGTCCTGCAACTGGATTTGGAAAAAAACAAACAAGCCCTTCATGAATTCATCCAAAAATAG